The genomic interval tattttttttctaagaaaaaagaatataatAAAGAGAGGCTCGATACCCATGCTTTGGACCCAAAAAGATTGGTTACATTGCTCCAGGTTTTATTAGTTCAATTTTAGGTGATGATTGAAAGCTTAACAGTCCAAATTTATTAAGTGCGAGTAGCGtcttctcaaaaaagaaaaaggttggTTATGCCGTTGTATTGATCAGGAATGTCTTTTAGTTATGAACCGGACACACTCAATTAGAGACGAGGAGAGTAAATAGGAAATATCTATTTCACATAACAGTAAATGCATACTCGCGAATCAGCAAGCATATAACGAAGTAGTAAGGgtgttttttgtttctttgggtttaaagtttttaaagtatatggatacacatttgaagtattaaacatagactaataacaaaacaaattatagattccgcctgtaaactgggagatgaatttattaagcttaattaatctgtcattagtaaatgtttactgtagcatcatattgtcaaatcatggtgtaattaggctcaaaagattcgtctcgcaattcaCATGCAAAccgtgcaattgtttttttttcctcacatttaatgctctatgcatgtgcccaaacatttgatgtgatgtttttggctaaaatttttttatctaaacaaggcctaagagcaagtataatagtgagctataagcctactataagcttatgtggaggaaAGATATAACAAAAGGTCAaggatgttggctctcatgcaagagctagcttaacacaagctcctAGGTacatacattaaatgtataggtaagagaggaaaagaaaattgtagccaaccttatagctaatccattatatatgttggctttatgATGGGttaatagtaggaagtgagctctattattatccttgctctaaggctgtgttcggtacTGGAGGATGAGAACCTATCTTCTTCGCACAGAAAACGAagtggtccattagcacgtgattaattaagtattagctatttttttaaaaaaaatggatcaatatgattttttaagcaactttcgtatagaaacttttttgtaaaaaacacaccgtttattagtttgaaaaatatgtgtgcggaaaacgagatggAGGAGTTGGAGGATTAGTGTATAACGGATTGAAATGGGTTCCCATAATAACTAGTCTTCAGACGGGCGACCGTTCAGGCTCCATTACTACCATCTTTACCGTAACTAGTCGATCATCGGAAAAACACTTTCAGTCACCCGAGCTTAACGGTGCTGTTGGCTCTACCATTACATAGATAAGTACTTTTGATGAATTAATCCATCGTGATACTAGCCATCTTACAATATGGAACCGATGGATTAAGGCGACCGAAGGTTAGATGGTGGATCCACTGGTGATTGAGATGAGGTTTGCTTTACCATACGGATTTCAGTTAAGTTTGAAAACTTTACAAATTTGTACTAGTAAGTTTGAGAATTCCTAGAGAACAATGTCAAAATAAGATAAATTTTGCTACATGGCACTTAAATTTGGTATAATTTGCTGATGGATATTGCAAAAACATGTCTGAGACTAGATAACACTAAAAAGCTAGTGATTTGTTTGAAGACATTTTTTGGCCCAATCGGAAAGAAAACTTCTTCAAAAAGATGAGTATCCTTGGGGCTGTTGGAGTGAAAATTTAGAAATTGTACAACTCTTAATTTTTCATCATCCGAAGCACATCCATACCTCATATGTCATCTTCACTCTAGCTAGCGTCAATTTAGAGGCTTGTGGTCCTAGGAGCATTCTCGTCTCTTTGAGGAATGTCGCCCTCCTTAAATCATGATATGTTTTTCAATGTCTAGTATCATAGAGCAAAATTTGCCTTGAAATAATATATGGTGATGGTACACCCTTaaagcaaacaaacaaatcaacaaGGGGTGTGGAATTTGAGGGAAAACTCAAAACACGAGGGAAACATGGGAGTGCACACACCACACCGTAGTACGAGCAGGGAGTGCCTTTGTCTCTACGCCATTCCTCTTGCTCCATATTTGTTTGTCCTCATTAACTTGTTCTATTGGTGCCATCCATATCTCTATCTGAGAGTTGGGAGCTGTGACCGTTGATCTCGAGAGGAGTGGTCCTGGACTTAGATTACAGATAATTAGCTAGGGAATCATTAACTTAACTATGATATAACTATGATATCCACAGCCCTTATGCACTTCTTGCATAGATCCAAATCTCCTGTCTTAGTTTTGTAGGATCCTCTTGGCTCGTAGCAGCTAGACAGCAAAAAATTAATGAATCGTACGGACGGTTTCCTTTCATTTTGTCTTGGTAACCTTGATCCAATAAAATACTATAATAATATTAAGATATCTGAATAGTAGCATAAAAGTGGCCTGATTAGATATTTAAACAGTGTCAGACCATTTATAGTGTTTGAAAACTAAAGGAATCACAAGTTAAAATCAATTAGCAAAAGCGTGAACAAGGTTAATAAATATTTCGTCGGGTGGGGTTAAGTTAATATTTATAATGTATGAGAAAAGATTATTCTAGTTAGGTCGGTCCTAACCCAATGACTAGAATGGTGTTAATAGTATTAaggtcttgtttagttgggaaatttttgggtttagttgtcacatcggatattcggacacacatttgaagtattaaacgtagtctaataacaaaatatattatagatTCCACCAGAAAACTGCGAGGCGAATATATTAAGCccaattaatccgtcattagtaaatgtttactgtagcaccacattgtcaaatcatggcgcaattaggtttaaaatattcgtctcgcaatttacacgcaaactgtgtaattaattttttttatctacatttaatacttcatacatgtgtccaaacattcaatgtgatgGGTGAacagtttttgttttgggaactaaacaaggcctaaataaGCTGTCACATAGAATCAAGAGAAGGAAACCAgatcttgcatgagacatggtttctgcACATTCAatacatcatgtgagataagtagcattaaatttaagtatggaacaatgatgtttgcattgaaagagtagtgtctagtactagttctTCATGATGTGTAGTTTATGGAAATTATGTcaagtgtcttgggttgggactGGTTTTATATTGATCTATCCGGGGATGGAGCCACCATCTGGCTATCATGGGTAGAGTGGACAGGAAGCTTGTGGCTCgttagctcggctcggctcgtttgattTTCCTAACGAGCTGAGCTAACAttttagctcgttagagataacgagctagctcgagctggctcCTGAGCCTTAACGAGCCAGGACTCCAACAGACAACAGCAAAGGCCTAACAGCAAAGGCCTAGCCCAAGACAACAGCAAAAGCCCAAGCCCAAGACAACAGCAAAACCGTAGTTCTCTCTTCACTCCTCATcgcatcggcgtcggcggctcATCCGCACCGCACGAGTACACGATCGCATACCGCATCTGTCTCTAGCTCCGCTCGATTCCTCGATCCCTCTCTCTGGCTTCCACAGTGGAGCAGTGTGCCGCCGCCAgtcgctctcctctcctcacctcTCGCCGCGACGCTGCCCGGCCGTCCTCTTCCACCGAAGAAGCTCTCCTCGCTGCTGCCAGCTTCTAGGGCCGCCGTGCACTTCCCTAGCCAGCGCCAgaagctctcctctcctcacctctcgccgcgccgccgtcgaccgtcTTCTTCCACCAAAGACCGACCGCCTACCCCGcccccaccggccaccgcctaCCCCGCCCCTGCCAGCCGCCGCCTACCCTGCCCCCGCGGGCCGCCACCCCGTGCCACACGCCGCCCACTGCCCAGGCGCCCACCGATGGTTTGGCTCATGAGCCTAACGAGTTAGCTCGAGTtttcaaacgagccgagctaAGCTGGGTTTCTAGCTCGTTAGGTAacgagccaagccgagccagctctttatcctaacgagctagaccgagccgagccggctcaCTATCCACCCCTAACCACGGGCAGCCACCCGGGCTTGGCATCGAATACATCattaaataattatttgttAAAGGGATTTAAAGTTGATAACCTTGTAGCAAATACGAGGTAAAATGTATATTTTAGTTTGTCCAGTTCAAAAATCTTTTTGGCTATGTTACTGGTTCTGTCGACGAGCGGTGCCAAGGCTCGAAGTGTTAGCCCATCTTCTTTTTAATCAATCTGTGCAATATTGAATTTATTatccattttttctttcttccctcCGCTTcatcttttatattatattgCTAAGTGGGCGTCATCATCCCCATGATTGAGTCAATATCCTCCACTCTTCCGCACATAAAATTTGACAATTCGACCCTTCCCGAAAACTAATTTCGTAAATGAACCTTGggcaaaacttattttaaaaatgacccTTTTGTTTAGCACTAAATCGTATGGCACTGAACTTAGAAATCATTTTTTAGGAGCAACTCTACAAACTCCactaaaaaaacataggatttggACCGTTTGGCATAGCTTCGGCTCTAGGTAAGTTGGTATTGGGAGTTAGAGCTGTGCCACACAGCTTCTTATAAGTCAAACATTTATATCTTTGACCattaaatttctgaaattttgtatAGCTGAGCAACACATGAATTATATTTCATGAAAATATTTCTCATGACTAATCTAAAAACATAAAGGCTATATGAGTTTTTAGAAATTGAGACAAAGGAAGAACGACAATTAATTTAAGATGGAGGAAGCACTGAAAATTCTTTGAATGCATAAATCCAACAATATATAAATTCCACACAAAACAATTCTTTTTTTACAAGCAtgtaaaattaaagaaattcaCCATGTTTCCATAAATAACCTGAGAATAATTTGTGCTCCCAAAAGGCTTGTACCTTGGCAGCCTTTGAGTAGTTTTAACACAGAGCTGACAGCATATTATCACGGAATCCCAGGGCAGATGGGGTTCCGACTGTCAATGCACGGGTAAAAATACTCCTATAAAAGACAGGCCACTAGCAGACACTTCGCTTGGGGTGAATCAAAAGCCCCCTTTTTGTTTCGTTTCGTTTTGTTTTTACAGTCACTTTATCCCTCTTTTGAAAAATACCCTTTTGTTTTTATGCTTTCTTGACTAGAGTCTGCTCTGCCATTATTTCCTATTTATAGGTTGGGATATTATTTAGTACATGAGTTTAACAGTgtctaatttattttataacggagagagtagatcaGACGACCCTGCCATTCAGCCTATGCCGAATCTCCAAGTCCCAACGGCTACCCTCGGTAATAAGCCAAATCTTTTATCGTTGACTAATCTAAATCATTTAGTAGAGTTAGATCAGGATCGGGTTTATCATTAGTACACTCAGCCAGTTGGTAACGGCCAGGTAATGTCAGTTCTCTCGCGCGGTGATGCCGAATCAAATGTAAGGTTTTAATTAATGACCAGGTTTTAGTGTTTTTCCAGAGTTCACTCAAACTATGGTGTGGTTGAGTTATTGGGAAAATTACGCCTAAACACTCCTATGttcaaagtactccctccgtaccaaaATATTGCAATCTAAGAGCTTTTCATGTTCATAGTCCTACCGCGAGTCTAATTGCATTATAGGTTAATAATATTTTAGAATGTAGGAGGTAGTAGTTTGTGTTATTGGGATAATTCAGGCGTTATTATATAGTAATTACTCTATATTGTATTAAATTATCTATGCTAAATGTACTATCTCCGTTccgaaatataaatattttgagtTATGAATCTAAATAATTTATGTATTAGATTCATAGTTAAAAGTTATCATATTTGAGACAGAGGTAGTAGctatcttattttaatttttagggTGCAAAAGTAATGACTCAAATCATAGAAAACGTGCATATTCTCGTGTTGGTGTACTATGTTGTTCAAACTCCATGGTAGAGGGAAGGATGAATTTTGATGCTATTtttaaccataccattttttttaagttgtcaaaaaaaattatttacgtttattttgttactaaatttggtaaatacataaaaaatcctactaatattttgataatattaccATCTTACTAAAAATTTGGCAAGATTTATTTTTGCTACAGTAAACAGTCCTGAAATATACAACGTAGTACTAAAACAGCATCATAGTGGGCCACCCCCTAACCCCTGGGCGACCCCACAAGCTCAGAGACTCGAGGCCCCCCCCACACactagtattattattattaacgTTCACCTTGCGCTTCCTCCGCAACGACCACATCCATTTGATCCACCTCTCTTTCCTCGCCACCGACTTCGCCAGATGGTCGACGTcgaccgccgcccgccgctgccgcacggcctcccgcgcccgccctcccacgccgccggcctccgccgcctctccaccCGCGCCTCCGCCCCCACCACCCCGCGCGCCTCGCCCGCCAcgccgtctccctcctcctccgccgccgccgctccctccccttccgccctcctcgcccacctcgccgccgccggcgtctccgTCCTCCCGGGCCTCTCCGACCCGGAGCTCGCCCACGCCGAGGCCGCGCTCGGCGGCCTCCAGCTCCCTCCCGACCTCCGCGACCTCCTCGCGATCGGCGTCCCGTCCGGGGACGGCTTCCCGGACTACCGCTCCCCGGcgggcctccgcctcctccgcttcgccgccgaggaggtccccgccgccgtcgccgccgcgctgcccggCCGCCGGGCGggggggcgggggcggtggtgctcctcctccccgccgcctctCGTCCCGCTATACGGGCGGCATTACGTGCCGGCCGTGCCCTGCCTCGCCGGGAACCCGGTGTTCCACGTCTCGGAcaccggcgtcgccgtcgccggcgccaacATCGCAGCGTTCCTCCTCCGCGCCTTCGCCGCAGAGCCGCCCCGCGGcgcgcccctccgccgccagctCTCCGCGCCGAtgcccccgccggcgccgtctcccGCGCCCTCCACCGCCCGCCGCAGCCTGGACTCCGCCACCGGGAAGGCCCCGCGCTGGATCGAGTTCTGgaccgacgccgcggccgccggcgaccgctTCGTGGAGGTCAGCACGTGCACCAGCACCCGCGCGAACGCGGCGCCGCAGTGGGTGAGGTCGTACCTGGAGTGGGCGGGGTCCGTGCTGCGGCGCGgcgggtggggcggcggcgaggtggaggagatgacgacgggaagcggcggcggcggcgaggaggcggtggcgttggCGCTGACGGTGGACAGGTGCTGCGGCGAGCTGGGTCGGGCGGGGTggggagcggaggaggtggtggaggcgctGGGGGCGCTGCTGGGGCCGAGGACGAGGAagaggccggcggtggcgctgccgcCGGACGTGGCGGCGCGGGTGGGGAGGCTCGCCGAGGCCGTCTCGCGGGCGGTGTTTACCGGGTCCGGGTCCGGATCCGGCGGCAACCCGGAACCCGCCAAGAGGCCATTTTGAAATCCGGGAaagccccttttttttttttttttttcctttctcttctccctGTAGTTTAGCAGACAGCGGTAGCTAGCGCTGTGTTCTCTGTGTACTTGAATAGTACTACTAGTGGTAATCGTACAGGAGGCACTGTTTGCATGTGCCTTTGTACTCAGTACTCACCATTTCCCATGTTAATACAACAAACTACTAAGTCCCAAATAATCCTGGGTGTTTATTATTTTACTTCCAAAACTAAGAGATTCTCGAAGGCTGTTCAGGCTACAATAAGAGGGCTGCTAGAGAACGGGATACCGTTCAAACGGGATACTTTATAGAGGCTAGCATATCAGCTTTCTCCCTGTAAGTCTAGCGTCATCCCTCCCTCCAACTTCCACGTGCTCACATCCCTTCTCCTCGAGCTAGTGTCCGCAGTATCGTGGATAACGATACTGGTCACAACAGCAAGGAACAAGGCTTGAGCCGAGAGGaagggaaaagaggagaggaattGTTGATACTTGAAACTTTGCAGGTACCAGCCCTAGCCCTGATACCTAAGTACCAGGTCTGATACGTGTGGGTACCAACCGTCATACCCAGGTATCAGGCCTGATACCTATGAGTACCACGTCTGATACCTAACCATGATACCCAAGTACTAGGCCTGATACCTACGGGTACCAggtctgatacctaggtatcagtcATGATATTCACAGGTACCAAGCATGATACGGGGTACCGAGTCTGATGTCTAGGTATCAGACGTAATACCACAGGTATCAGGCATGATACTTATGAGTACTGGCTGTTGATGATGCATTGTAGACATACCTGCACACACTCGGGCAAGGAGCATGATGGCTCACCATCACGTTGCCCTTTCATCACCATCGACAACGCATGTagaaggaggaggccgaggagcaTGCATTGGGCCTCATTCTTCCAGTTCCCGATGACCTCGCTTCTTCTAAGTTGCCCCCGTCCGCCATGGGAGCTAGATACAGTGGGTAACACCATGCCTCAAAAGCATGAGACGGAGGAGGCCATGAGATTGGTGTTGCCTACGCGTCGTTGTTGCCAACATGCACTTGCTCTGGATCTAGCAGTGAGAAGGGCATAGTACGCTAGATTCATTTTTCGGGGTTGCTCTACCATCGCCATGTCTACGTAGAAGCTCTTTTGCGGAGAGTAGGGGGAGATGAAAAGGAGGGGCGAATAAGGAGAGGCGATAGAGGAGGATAACGAAGGAtcgggaagagagaaaaaaaaggaatggatAAGAGTAAAACATTATCCACTTATCTCGTGTCTACGAGTATCATAGGTATCAGTAGGGGTGGGCGTTCGGTcagaccgaaaaattcggtctcggttaTTTCGGTCTTTGAAAACTCAGGACcgaatttcataaaaaaaaaaaactcagaacCGGCAAATTcagtctcggtcttttcggtttcAGTCTCGGTCTGACCCCGAATTATTTCAACCCGGCCAACCCTTCgtcacctccctctcctccagCCCCACGAGCGCCACCGTCGCCAAGGCCCTCCccagcgcgccgccgacgacgagggaCAACAGCGGGTAGACGAGCAGCAGGAGACCCCGGAGGAACCCGccggcctcgacggcgacgaccatgAAGAAGGTGAATGCGTCCATCGGCTGCCGCAGCAGTAGCCACGCTTCCACGTCCACCACCACCGTTCGGCGggggcgacggaggaggagggacgACGTGGCTGCTTGCCGGCGGCGCGTTCCGGCCGCGGTGGTGGCAAaaggcggcggcaaggcggcaacggaggagggaggagagggcgaGGAGTGGCTTGAAGAGGGAAGAGTGAttggtcggcggcggaggaggcggaggacgggcggaggcggcgccggcgcggtggtcGTGGAGGCAGGAGGTGGCTAGTGCGATGGTGGCTGGTggggagtgcggcggcggcgctgtgcgGGTGTGAGGGAGTGCGGGCGTGAGGGAGTGCGGGCGTGCGGCTGTGAGGGAGTGGCTGAGTGGGAGTTAGGTTGGATTCTAGGGTTTTGGTTTACTGGGCCTCTGGGCCTCAGTATATTGGGCTACAATTTGGTTTTTCGGTTAACCGAGACCAATGACCGAATTACCCGAATAAATTTCAGTATTTGACAGGCTGAGACCGAATTActaaccgaatttctcggtctcagtcttttcggtctcggtctcggtctttttgGTTCGGTTCTTCGGTTCAGTCTTATTCTGCCCACCCCTAGGTATCAGGTTCTAGGTATCACAGGTACCGGGTAACAGGTATCACAGGTATCAGGTACCATGCGACTGGTACCACAATAGGTATCAGGTACTGTCTTATAGAAGGATATCACGTTCCAATGGGATACCATTGTCTAGGTTTTCTGAACATAAAAAGATAAGTTTGTGATATTAACAAACGGCAAATTTATGCAGCAACTTAGTActacaaataaataaacaaacagAAGCTGATATTACACAAGCACAAGTACTAAAACGGAGAAACGGTAGCCGGTCAGCAAGTTGTGTCAAACTGTCAACTGCCAAAGTAACAAAGTGCACTTGGTTTGACTCTTGGGCCAATACAAACGCCCGGATAACGAGAACGAGAGTGTTTTCAGAACACTGCACCTGACCTGGTGCAGCACCCTCTGACCCTCTCTATCTCAGCTCTTGACACGTAGTACTACTAACATGTGCTGACACTTTGCCACAGCGCTCGCAACAGTAACATGAGCGATTTTAGCACTGAACCTTTGCAACAAATCCACCCACCTAATAAGAAATCAATAATCACCACTACGATCAAAACAGTGGCAACGCTGTACTATCACCAGTGAAACCCAGCAAAAAACCAAAGACATCTCCTACCGAAGTTGCTGCGATCTCGGTCAGCAGCGTACATGGGTTGTTGCGGCGTAGGCCCCCCTTAATCTGGGTCTCCGGACAAGAGAGGTAATCAGGCACATACTCTGCGCCATGTGCCACTGTTCCACTCTACCTTGACAATCTTCTTCAATCTTTGGGTCGCTCGGACATGGCTTGTCTCGTGTAACAGCAGGCACCCTGTAAATAAAAGCAGCAACTCACTCAACGCAATGCAGTAGTAACAACCACCAAAGGCCGGCGTCCAAAAACTCCTTGGATTGATAGTCTCAAAATGAAGACATGCATTGGTAATTCAAGCCCCAGGACGATGAACAAATGATTTACCACTATGCATTGCATACCTTTCCTACTAAACGGGGAGGTGCCTCGTGCTCGTGCCTCTTGTCGGCTTTGCCTTGTACCAGCATCTTCTTCTATGCAGAGttccttctgctgctgctgctgctgcttctatGGAGAATTCACCAAAGAAACATCACGTCAGCCGACCATGGATAAGACTGGGCGAGCCTACAGGGAGCAAATCACAACGGGGCCGATCGAGTAAGCATCGTTACTTCATCAGGAGAGCGTGAGTCCAGGAGGTCATCAGGTCCAAAAAGGGCTAGTTTACACGGCGATCAGACACACGCCGACAGTTGTTCCAACGATATATGGACACTATTTGCGTCAAAAATATATGGGCACTATGATATCTTACCCTGGACACTATAATAAAAGGTGGTAGTTTGTAAACAGAAAAGAGAGTGTAGTATTTACCTCAAGCAACAAGAAGCTGATCATCGAACTCCCTGTCCCCAAAGACAATGACCACTGACCAGTGCTTTCTCTTGAAGCTCTCCAGAATCACAAGATCACCGACAAAACACCAGAAGCATGATCCTCTGTTCGGTAATACAGTTTAATACTTCAGGCACTATGAGATGTAGTATTACCTTTGTTTTCATTGAATCCCCTGCTTGTATGGTCAACGAAACTGGTAGCTGTAATACTTCTATTCCCATGGCTATTTATCCAGGGAGCAGCTGAGCAAATGAAAAATGTAATGACATTAGTAGCTACACCTGCGATAAATGTAGCCAAGGACGATGCGGTAAAAGGTTTCATCACAATTGTCAAAGCTTGAGTTCATCGCTtcataaaaaattaacaaatataacAAATAACTTTCATCCTTCTGATATTTAGGTCAGGTTGTGGATTACCAGATTTAGTAGTAAAGCAATCCTCTTTTCAACACTCTTGATATAATAATAACAAGGATGTGGTACTCCAACATCTTCTTCAGACAATCACCAAGAGGGAAGTTCTGCTGTTCTGCACACTTAGCATTCCACATTGCAAATGCAAACAAACAGTTACCATCATACTTGAGGGGACTGACAATAAACATGGGTTTTTAGAACTTACCTTTCACCTTAAAGAAGCACTTGTGTGTGCTAGTTTGTAACAATTTTTCATAATGTGCTCCTTTAAAAGCAGGATTGTCCTTTCTCAGACACATTTGTCCTATTGTGTTATAATGTAGGGCCTTCTAGAACAATTCAACATGAAAAGTTGAAAACATCTAACATGGTCTTCGACATTGCTATTTCAAAATACATAGCTAAGATCCAGGATACGAGATCAATGTGGCAGCTAGCTCACTTGGTTGCATATCATATAGTCATCAATGTCCCATTACAAGCAAGCAGCAGAAGCATCTCCATTTGGGCCTGTCTTCTACCACTGCAAGAATTCTCTATAACATGTCACATCACCAAACTATGCACGATACAGCATTTGGATGTCCTGCAACAGTTCTCATCGATAAGGATTAAGGAGGGGATGGCATTGTTGCAAAAagttctttctattttttttctgtcttcTTTCTAAGACTAGCACTTCCTCAACCAATGAATAATTAACTACCTGCAAGTTGCCATGGAAAACGGAAATTGCAGTGGAATACCAAAGGTAATATTTGTTGCTTTTGTACACTTGTTGTAGTTTGCATCCTTAGAAAGTAAATACAACATTAAGACTTCACCACTTACATAGAAAGGTTGACATAAATTTGATATTGGGTAACCCATAATAAGAATGAATTCAAAGCCatattgaaaatataattgATCTGACCAATGATTTCATATTTAAAGCAATAGAAAGTGATATATGGAGTTGCAATCTGACTATCTGAGTGGGATTTGTGCAATTCATAAGCAGCAAACAGTCAAGAAATGATACACCTTGGGTGTGAAGCTGCTATCCTCTTTTTTGTGTTCCTAATAAATGAACAGATTTGCCATTGGGTTGCTTTCCACATCTGACATGTCAATTCATTGATTGATTTTGTTAAAATTatgcagtattttttttttgcaatagaaTTATGCAGTAATTGTTGAAGCATTCCTTCACAAACATATACCATGTAGAGCCAGAAACACATATTGATTCAGCAGAAGTTAAGATTCTTCTATTCTCCTGAATCAATCACCTGCATCATCTCAAGAACAAAT from Oryza glaberrima chromosome 3, OglaRS2, whole genome shotgun sequence carries:
- the LOC127765545 gene encoding uncharacterized protein LOC127765545 — its product is MVDVDRRPPLPHGLPRPPSHAAGLRRLSTRASAPTTPRASPATPSPSSSAAAAPSPSALLAHLAAAGVSVLPGLSDPELAHAEAALGGLQLPPDLRDLLAIGVPSGDGFPDYRSPAGLRLLRFAAEEVPAAVAAALPGRRAGGRGRWCSSSPPPLVPLYGRHYVPAVPCLAGNPVFHVSDTGVAVAGANIAAFLLRAFAAEPPRGAPLRRQLSAPMPPPAPSPAPSTARRSLDSATGKAPRWIEFWTDAAAAGDRFVEVSTCTSTRANAAPQWVRSYLEWAGSVLRRGGWGGGEVEEMTTGSGGGGEEAVALALTVDRCCGELGRAGWGAEEVVEALGALLGPRTRKRPAVALPPDVAARVGRLAEAVSRAVFTGSGSGSGGNPEPAKRPF